One window from the genome of Nicotiana sylvestris chromosome 9, ASM39365v2, whole genome shotgun sequence encodes:
- the LOC104236590 gene encoding putative late blight resistance protein homolog R1A-4 isoform X3: MDLSTTYWYTWPNDLVGEFCVGVHDECHYRILKMEARFLKCILRVLTEYSLPKSLKNHFFFINNQVSDMSTICSNYKNNRLSDGRIGIASNLVRKAIQPKIREILVRLWKSNKPWGTYCVDMFSIVSFTLEDLVDCMADRLAPDLLEKMKSLSSKLTFERRLRWSIRDGFANRENNIDIWLQFTSDISYSVACLNCLYWLDDIPEEIARGLRQCLSALIRRCEELIQIDAREVLTRLHKASELLLTFDTSINDLPLYFVDFVLDSVVQLHNSKENSKFPTKGLSETLHYLGTSIADRLTQSTENLKLKGQEVIRRIYVLRAEVMEKEAEATNHSFAINPKSIQDLCTHYSRREQKLMIDPFTCMKWLEKHGEIKIRHVALELDIRLQYLQFILKRQPSGQEEFNLVHQTMKTIGTNIHEACINAKYGRVDFALSILESQLTSMLKDFDLRQEVERAHSLLSSSANDSDLQCEENSPPLYFKKALLAQGAPMPTQLAIEFISTLLLNLKCLVSYRLKPKATVKREMEIFEVKLSFLRGFLKLTSIFFIKSERLENLVARIIALVGEAACISYWCYPEKLSRKMEHEMSHTISDLLSRMKSFEAEMRDNYLIALEASHSSQSEYRTPYSSKLVVAVIDSLVDNFMELADKGSTSLISKALRIETIHQDQSFLITLLKDLRRQCSENIKFDDLLTYVKAQSDKMNQAAPSVPLDLLKEEEVSTQVTSSLLQLTVIIKLIKAEFFLMDLQQSIPNSTVSWKGEIPILSEELKALTTIAIDVLWQCDCHSRNVEALSDSFEHVINVCDITNVTEHMDEMLFHGPFELSVKVKLIKSEISLRKLLKNQINIVDPVKDNFDNLLMDLEFLGTLLLDLPEQYAKQERRNHLLSCVDVVAAEIDTIIESHCSKKDVEGMAGRMELQLSDVLQKIKLIKAEDREICPKIPKLSRTNFPMTDGLGFLDLLVENLAEILNFKGDRIILLKRQVETIQRELKFLREFLEKIAQQRNEHVELRSVWEKVVGVAYEVEYAIDSYVANGGGTIWHHTFSDIVEDIKLIKGRVIKISTSDLYDSRTHSLGEISHISTHIEKPTINEAVVGFEDVLATLKQRVIGGSPDLDVITIFGMPGLGKTTLAKKVYDDCKAVNRFDVCVWCCISERYEKKSLLIDILQQINIALPENVEEKSEGDLADLLRRSIMGRRYLIFMDDIWTIEAWDDVKTPFRDDKQGSRIILTTRHAEVASYAKCTTDPLRLRFFHNEESWMLLVQKLFQGQQCPPELVDVGKRIAEKCQGLPLSVVLVAGLLGKMETKEDGWLQVAESLSTTTVGDSSSRGIIELSYKHLPEYLKPCFLYFGGFMEDEEIPVSKLTWKWIAEGLVRKHKPKSLEDMAEEYLVDLISRSLVMDAKMRYNGRVKSCRIHDLLHEFCQNKAKEEKFWQYVYSYQDKDSPDIDLQDLERRRMLVSPDGRFASLRLVGSPVRSLLLMTANNVETNVLSVSFIKCFRLLKVLDLERINLLDSFPDEIEQLIHLTFLAVRTGMTSIPAWIYKLEKLETLLIKGLRGEVALPDSLWDMARLRHVHINDRAAFGFAKEVIENSSKLDDLETFSTPSLAYGDDMEKMMRKFSNLKKLKCRFLESVYYSMKLRKDYIRFPILDFLVHLESLKVFSNGKKLSQPCEFKFPENLKKLTLSNFRLPWKEISIIARLPNLEVLKLLRKAFEGEKWEVKDDEFPALKALKLDDVVISQWDVSDDAFPSLEKLVLQRCKKLKEIPSCFGYNCSIQSIEVSWCSLSVTESAKQIQDTQVDDMGNGGFKIFI; this comes from the exons ATGGATCTGAGCACAACATACTGGTACACCTGGCCAAATGATTTGGTGGGTGAGTTTTGCGTTGGCGTCCATGATGAATGCCACTACCGGATACTTAAAATGGAAGCAAGATTCTTGAAATGCATCTTGCGTGTATTGACCGAGTATTCACTCCCCAAGTCTTTAAAGAAtcacttcttcttcataaataatcAAGTAAGTGATATGTCTACGATTTGCAGTAATTATAAGAATAATAGGCTTTCTGATGGTCGTATTGGTATAGCGAGTAACTTAGTACGAAAAGCTATTCAGCCAAAGATCAGGGAAATTCTTGTCCGGTTATGGAAATCAAATAAGCCGTGGGGGACGTATTGTGTTGATATGTTCAGTATTGTCTCATTTACTTTGGAGGATTTGGTCGATTGCATGGCTGATCGTCTTGCTCCTGATCTACTTGAGAAAATGAAGTCTCTTTCTTCCAAGCTAACATTCGAGAGAAGGTTGCGCTGGTCCATCAGAGATGGGTTTGCTAATCGCGAAAACAACATAGATATCTGGCTGCAGTTTACCAGCGACATATCTTATTCAGTGGCATGCCTGAATTGTTTGTATTGGCTTGATGACATCCCCGAAGAAATTGCCCGAGGACTTAGGCAATGTCTTTCTGCATTGATTAGAAGGTGTGAGGAATTAATCCAGATTGATGCCAGAGAGGTTCTTACTCGTCTGCATAAAGCTTCAGAGCTGTTGTTGACTTTTGATACTTCAATAAACGATCTTCCATTATATTTTGTGGACTTTGTCCTAGACAGTGTGGTTCAGTTACACAATTCTAAGGAAAATTCAAAGTTTCCAACCAAGGGTCTGTCTGAAACTCTGCATTATCTGGGGACTTCAATAGCTGATCGGTTAACACAGAGCACTGAGAATCTTAAATTGAAAGGACAGGAAGTAATACGAAGGATATATGTTTTACGAGCTGAAGTTATGGAAAAGGAAGCAGAGGCAACCAATCACTCTTTTGCTATCAATCCAAAG AGCATCCAAGACTTATGCACTCATTACTCAAGGAGAGAGCAAAAGTTGATGATAGACCCCTTCACGTGTATGAAATGGTTGGAGAAGCATGGAGAGATAAAAATCAGACATGTGGCCTTGGAGCTCGATATAAGACTTCAATATCTACAATTCATTCTGAAGAGACAGCCAAGTGGGCAGGAGGAGTTCAATCTTGTCCACCAAACCATGAAAACCATAGGAACCAACATTCATGAGGCATGTATTAATGCAAAATACGGAAGAGTAGACTTTGCTCTGTCGATCTTGGAATCACAACTGACTTCTATGCTCAAAGATTTTGATCTTCGACAAGAAGTAGAACGTGCTCATTCCCTCCTGAGTTCTTCCGCAAATGACTCTGATCTTCAGTGTGAAGAAAACAGTCCTCCCCTCTACTTCAAGAAGGCATTGTTGGCACAGGGTGCACCCATGCCTACTCAACTTGCAATAGAATTTATCAGCACTCTTCTTCTGAATCTGAAGTGTTTAGTGAGCTACAGACTCAAACCTAAGGCTACTGTGAAAAGAGAAATGGAAATATTTGAAGTAAAGCTGAGCTTTCTCAGGGGATTCCTCAAGTTGACGTCCATATTTTTCATCAAATCCGAGAGACTGGAGAATCTCGTGGCTCGTATTATAGCTCTAGTTGGTGAAGCAGCATGCATTTCTTATTGGTGTTATCCTGAAAAGTTAAGTAGAAAGATGGAACATGAAATGAGTCACACAATTTCGGATCTTTTGAGTAGGATGAAATCTTTTGAGGCAGAGATGAGAGACAACTATCTCATAGCCCTAGAGGCTTCACATTCTTCACAATCAGAATATCGTACTCCCTACAGCAGCAAGCTTGTTGTAGCCGTTATTGATTCTCTTGTCGACAATTTCATGGAGCTTGCTGATAAAGGGAGTACGTCCTTGATTTCTAAAGCTCTCCGAATTGAAACCATCCATCAAGACCAGAGTTTCTTGATAACTTTGTTGAAGGATTTGCGGAGACAGTGTAGTGAGAATATAAAGTTTGATGATCTCTTGACATATGTCAAGGCTCAATCTGACAAGATGAATCAAGCAGCTCCTTCAGTTCCTCTTGATTTGTTGAAGGAAGAAGAGGTGTCAACGCAAGTAACTTCTTCACTTCTTCAACTGACAGTAATCATCAAACTCATCAAGGCAGAATTCTTTCTGATGGATCTACAGCAATCCATTCCCAACTCAACGGTTTCTTGGAAAGGTGAAATCCCAATCCTTTCTGAGGAGCTGAAAGCCTTGACAACAATTGCAATAGATGTTCTTTGGCAATGTGATTGTCACTCAAGGAACGTTGAAGCTCTATCTGACAGTTTTGAACATGTCATCAACGTCTGTGACATAACAAATGTGACTGAACACATGGATGAAATGTTGTTTCATGGCCCATTTGAATTATCAGTGAAGGTAAAGCTCATCAAGTCAGAGATCAGTTTAAGGAAACTCTTGAAGAATCAGATCAATATAGTAGATCCTGTGAAGGATAATTTTGATAACCTTCTGATGGATCTTGAATTTCTGGGAACGCTTCTCTTGGATCTGCCAGAGCAATATGCAAAACAAGAAAGAAGAAACCATCTCTTAAGTTGTGTTGATGTGGTGGCTGCCGAAATAGATACCATCATTGAGTCTCATTGCTCAAAAAAAGATGTTGAAGGGATGGCAGGAAGAATGGAACTTCAACTCTCTGATGTGCTACAGAAAATAAAGTTGATCAAGGCAGAGGACAGAGAAATTTGTCCTAAAATTCCAAAACTGTCAAGAACTAATTTCCCCATGACTGACGGACTAGGTTTTCTTGATTTACTCGTCGAAAATCTAGCAGAGATCTTAAACTTTAAGGGTGACCGGATTATTCTCTTAAAGCGTCAAGTCGAGACGATTCAAAGGGAGCTTAAATTTCTAAGAGAATTTCTTGAGAAAATTGCCCAGCAGCGTAATGAGCATGTTGAGTTGAGAAGTGTATGGGAAAAAGTGGTAGGTGTAGCGTATGAAGTGGAATATGCCATTGACTCATATGTTGCTAATGGAGGTGGTACGATTTGGCACCATACATTTTCTGATATTGTAGAAGATATAAAGCTTATCAAAGGAAGAGTCATAAAGATCTCAACCAGTGACTTGTATGATTCCAGAACACATTCTCTTGGCGAGATTTCCCATATCTCCACTCATATTGAGAAGCCAACTATAAATGAAGCAGTAGTGGGCTTTGAAGATGTCTTGGCAACATTAAAGCAGAGAGTAATTGGAGGATCTCCTGACTTAGATGTTATAACCATTTTTGGAATGCCTGGACTTGGAAAGACCACTTTGGCCAAGAAAGTATATGATGATTGCAAAGCTGTCAATCGCTTTGATGTTTGTGTGTGGTGCTGCATTTCTGAAAGATATGAAAAGAAATCATTGTTGATTGACATTTTACAACAAATCAATATTGCACTTCCAGAAAATGTTGAAGAAAAGAGTGAGGGAGATTTGGCTGACCTGTTGCGGCGAAGTATCATGGGAAGGAGGTACCTCATTTTCATGGATGATATTTGGACCATTGAAGCATGGGATGATGTCAAGACTCCTTTTAGAGATGATAAGCAAGGAAGTAGAATTATTCTAACGACTCGTCATGCTGAAGTAGCTTCATATGCCAAGTGTACCACAGATCCTTTGCGCCTCCGTTTTTTTCATAATGAAGAAAGTTGGATGTTGTTAGTACAGAAGCTATTTCAAGGCCAACAATGCCCTCCAGAACTTGTGGATGTTGGTAAAAGAATTGCAGAGAAGTGTCAAGGATTACCCCTTTCAGTTGTTTTGGTGGCTGGTCTTCTTGGAAAGATGGAGACTAAAGAAGATGGATGGCTACAAGTTGCAGAAAGTCTAAGCACTACTACAGTTGGTGACTCGAGCAGTAGAGGCATAATAGAGTTAAGTTACAAGCATTTACCTGAATATCTTAAACCTTGTTTTCTTTACTTTGGAGGATTCATGGAAGATGAAGAAATTCCAGTCTCAAAGTTAACATGGAAGTGGATTGCCGAGGGCTTGGTTAGAAAACATAAACCAAAGAGCTTAGAAGATATGGCAGAAGAATACTTGGTCGATCTTATTAGCAGAAGCCTAGTAATGGATGCAAAAATGAGATATAATGGCAGGGTTAAATCGTGCCGAATTCATGATCTATTGCATGAATTTTGTCAGaataaagcaaaagaagaaaagttttGGCAATATGTATACAG TTATCAAGATAAGGATTCTCCCGATATTGATTTACAAGATCTAGAGAGACGTCGAATGTTAGTAAGTCCTGATGGCAGATTTGCCTCATTGAGGCTAGTTGGTTCCCCTGTTCGCTCTTTGTTGCTCATGACAGCTAATAATGTAGAGACGAATGTACTGTCTGTCTCCTTCATTAAATGCTTCCGACTCCTTAAGGTGTTGGATTTAGAGAGAATCAACCTGTTGGATTCCTTCCCAGATGAAATTGAACAGCTAATTCATTTGACATTTTTAGCTGTTCGAACTGGCATGACTTCCATTCCCGCCTGGATATACAAGTTGGAAAAGTTGGAAACACTTCTGATTAAAGGATTGAGAGGGGAAGTAGCATTACCAGACAGCCTTTGGGATATGGCAAGGTTGAGACATGTGCACATAAATGATCGTGCTGCTTTTGGTTTCGCAAAGGAGGTCATTGAGAATTCTTCCAAATTAGATGATTTGGAAACATTTTCGACCCCATCTCTTGCTTATGGAGATGACATGGAAAAAATGATGAGGAAGTTCTCCAATCTCAAAAAGTTGAAGTGTAGATTTTTGGAATCCGTCTATTATTCGATGAAGTTGAGAAAGGATTACATTCGTTTCCCCATATTGGACTTTCTAGTTCATCTGGAATCGCTGAAGGTGTTTTCTAATGGCAAAAAACTGTCACAACCCTGTGAATTTAAGTTCCCAGAGAATCTCAAGAAGTTGACACTTTCAAATTTTCGCCTACCCTGGAAAGAAATATCGATAATTGCAAGACTTCCTAACCTTGAGGTACTCAAGTTGCTACGTAAAGCCTTTGAGGGAGAAAAATGGGAAGTCAAAGATGATGAGTTCCCTGCACTCAAAGCGTTGAAACTGGACGATGTAGTTATCTCTCAATGGGATGTCTCTGATGATGCGTTTCCTAGTCTTGAGAAATTGGTTTTGCAAAGATGTAAGAAGCTTAAGGAGATCCCTTCTTGTTTCGGTTACAACTGTTCTATACAAAGCATTGAAGTTAGTTGGTGCAGCCTTTCCGTCACTGAATCGGCTAAGCAAATTCAGGATACACAAGTTGATGACATGGGAAATGGTGGATTCAAAATCTTTATCTAG